A section of the Chloroflexota bacterium genome encodes:
- the dapA gene encoding 4-hydroxy-tetrahydrodipicolinate synthase, producing MSHKASWLRGVFPALVTPFTKEDERIDEEALRNLVRHVLPHVDGLVPAGTTGEFVYLSPEEHRRVVEIVIDEAAGRVPVIAGTGAASTRQAITLAQMAQEVGAKACLVVAPYFLHPSDKGIYQHFYEVAKAVDLPLILYNIPQTVDAYLPREVIEDLADIPNIIGLKDSSGNLTYTMEVLEMTNGRIDVLIGHDEVVLPALAGGCSGMILASAQVYPEIWQEIYAAVQRGDLETASERQRSVQKLSRIFCRYGGGVAVKAALNMMGVKVGVARRPLREGGVLINEVKGEILLELEKLGKVTPKEIVFKPPSGPLDERFTELGLSAATLKEARAHVATARAGEGVEGVQLDLVAGPVNGPVGEAYALQLTYPRHRYEALTTILEPNLTIRPATLVVPTTELKNLRQANMVYGPTQAAIARAIADALERDIIPESAMTDTVMMVLTSIHPQALDRHTLYQNVYRAMNEAIDKAFTGR from the coding sequence ATGTCCCACAAAGCCAGTTGGCTGCGCGGTGTATTCCCTGCGCTGGTCACCCCATTCACCAAAGAGGACGAGAGAATTGATGAGGAGGCGTTGCGCAACCTAGTGCGCCATGTTCTGCCTCACGTGGATGGCCTGGTTCCAGCGGGTACGACGGGCGAGTTCGTCTATCTGTCACCCGAGGAACATCGCCGTGTAGTAGAGATCGTGATAGACGAAGCGGCCGGGCGCGTGCCTGTCATCGCTGGCACAGGTGCCGCCTCCACTCGCCAGGCTATCACATTGGCGCAGATGGCGCAAGAGGTAGGGGCCAAGGCATGCCTGGTCGTCGCTCCTTATTTCCTGCACCCTTCTGACAAGGGCATCTATCAACACTTCTACGAGGTGGCGAAGGCGGTGGATTTGCCCCTCATATTGTATAACATACCCCAGACGGTAGATGCCTACCTGCCTCGTGAAGTTATCGAAGATCTAGCCGATATCCCCAACATCATTGGCCTAAAGGACTCCTCTGGCAATCTCACCTACACGATGGAGGTGCTGGAGATGACCAACGGGCGCATTGATGTCTTGATCGGTCACGATGAGGTAGTGTTGCCCGCGTTAGCGGGTGGTTGCTCGGGGATGATCCTCGCCAGCGCGCAAGTATACCCGGAGATATGGCAAGAGATTTACGCAGCCGTGCAGAGGGGCGACCTGGAAACAGCAAGTGAGCGACAGAGAAGTGTGCAGAAACTATCACGAATTTTCTGCCGCTATGGAGGTGGGGTCGCAGTGAAAGCCGCGCTAAACATGATGGGCGTCAAAGTAGGCGTGGCGCGGAGGCCACTGCGGGAGGGCGGCGTGCTTATCAACGAGGTGAAGGGCGAAATCCTGTTAGAACTAGAAAAACTGGGCAAGGTAACGCCCAAAGAGATTGTTTTTAAACCACCATCCGGTCCACTGGATGAACGGTTCACAGAACTGGGTCTCTCAGCGGCAACGCTCAAAGAAGCAAGGGCGCACGTAGCCACCGCGCGGGCAGGAGAGGGCGTCGAAGGCGTGCAATTAGATTTGGTCGCTGGACCAGTGAATGGCCCGGTGGGTGAGGCGTATGCCCTGCAACTCACCTACCCCCGTCATCGCTATGAGGCGCTGACCACCATCTTGGAGCCCAATTTGACCATCCGCCCAGCGACCCTCGTCGTGCCCACCACCGAACTAAAGAATCTGCGCCAGGCCAATATGGTTTACGGGCCCACCCAGGCTGCCATTGCTCGTGCCATCGCTGACGCCTTAGAAAGAGACATCATCCCCGAGAGCGCCATGACTGATACCGTGATGATGGTTTTGACAAGCATTCACCCCCAAGCATTGGATCGGCATACGCTTTACCAAAACGTATACCGTGCGATGAACGAGGCAATTGATAAAGCATTTACAGGAAGGTGA
- a CDS encoding sugar ABC transporter permease has protein sequence MKIFRGTPRYIWVYLGIIAVIALTAPQAYSAVGAAKLPLLSEAGLAVFADALFQRVLSLLPRLAAVTAAFAVDVVLLQGVLAIIHRSPTLHKFFFGTRGDSIYKRLNIHLTLIFSCLIAVYPVLRIFTISLRPGDRLLSTDLAIIPKDATLDSYREVLFGNPEKRRASDFFLWLWNSLAITVTTAIIGVILSATAGYAFSRFRFPGRAPGLIFLLTTQMIPAGMLLLPLYIMLTRLNLINTYLGLVIAYSVTAVPFSIWILKGYYDTIPIDLEEAARVDGCNVLGAFYRIILPLSTPALAIVFLFNFMSSWSEYMVARVVLQKGPMYTWPLGLWTYAGQYTLAAGRFAAASILVAVPAMALFLYSSKWLITGLTLGSVKG, from the coding sequence ATGAAAATTTTCCGAGGCACTCCGCGGTACATCTGGGTTTACCTCGGCATTATTGCGGTGATAGCGCTCACAGCACCCCAGGCTTATAGCGCTGTGGGAGCCGCCAAACTACCGTTACTGAGTGAAGCGGGGTTGGCGGTATTCGCCGACGCTCTGTTTCAGAGAGTGCTCTCCTTACTCCCCAGGCTGGCAGCCGTGACCGCCGCTTTTGCCGTGGATGTAGTGCTCCTACAGGGTGTGCTCGCCATCATTCACCGTAGCCCAACCTTGCACAAATTCTTTTTCGGCACGCGTGGCGACAGCATTTACAAGCGCCTTAACATCCACTTGACGCTGATTTTTTCCTGCCTGATCGCCGTCTACCCGGTATTGCGTATCTTCACTATTTCCCTGCGGCCGGGAGATCGACTTCTCTCCACTGATCTTGCGATTATCCCTAAAGATGCCACATTGGACAGTTACCGCGAAGTGCTCTTCGGTAATCCAGAAAAGCGACGGGCTTCCGATTTCTTCCTCTGGTTATGGAACAGCCTGGCTATCACGGTGACCACGGCCATCATCGGCGTGATACTTTCGGCGACGGCCGGATATGCATTCTCACGGTTTAGGTTCCCAGGTCGCGCACCTGGGCTTATTTTCCTGCTCACCACGCAGATGATACCGGCAGGCATGCTACTGTTACCACTATACATCATGCTCACAAGACTGAACCTTATCAATACCTATCTGGGATTGGTCATTGCCTACTCCGTGACCGCAGTACCCTTCAGCATTTGGATCCTGAAAGGTTACTACGACACGATTCCAATTGACCTGGAGGAGGCGGCACGTGTTGATGGTTGCAATGTACTGGGGGCATTCTATCGTATTATATTGCCGCTCTCCACGCCCGCCTTAGCGATCGTATTCCTGTTTAACTTTATGAGTTCTTGGAGCGAGTACATGGTAGCCCGCGTGGTGTTGCAAAAGGGCCCTATGTACACTTGGCCTTTGGGGCTGTGGACTTACGCTGGGCAGTACACTTTAGCCGCCGGCCGTTTCGCTGCCGCTTCCATATTAGTGGCAGTCCCAGCCATGGCCCTATTCTTATACTCATCCAAGTGGCTCATCACTGGTCTAACACTAGGCAGCGTGAAGGGTTGA